In the Treponema maltophilum ATCC 51939 genome, CTCATAAGCTTTTGTGCGGCTTGCCCACGCTCCGACGGTTCTTTCTTTTTCCGTTCTTTCGGCGGCCATTCGAAAAGCGTACCCGACGCCGACACTGAAAACGCAAGCGGCTTTATCTGTATCGGATAAAAAAAATCCTGATTCGGGCTGTTGTCGTACCACTCGCCGTCGCCTGCGAATACGCTGTCGAGCATGGTATTTTTGGGTATCTTATACGACGAAAACAGCACCGACGAATTGAACGACGAAATCGAAAACGAATCGAGCAAAGGGCGCAGGGAGCCGAGAGAAGGCGTGTACGAGCCTGCGATGTCCCACGTGTACGACGATATCGTAGAAACGGATGAGGAACTCGACGAAGATGCGACGTCTTCTACCCTTCCCGCCCCCGAAAAAGCGCCCTTTAAAAAAAAGTCTATCCAGTCCATCGATTCTTTGCGGTCGGAAAAGTCGCGTGCGAATTTCGGGTCGGAATACAGGGGAAGCGCAACCGAAAGCGAAAAGCCGCCGGCTTGCGCGGCGGTTTTAAAAGACGCCGCATAGCGGAACGGAAGCCGCATGCCGAAAAACAGGCCGAAGTCCGCATGCTTTCGGTTTTGCGAACTGTACGATATGTATTGAGTGTAGCCGGGCACCGGATATATCGTATTCGAAAAGCCCAAACGTACGTCGAACGAAAGCGATTTAAAAAATGTATTGAATTTAAAGTCCCCGGCGATGCCGGTCATACCACCGAGCGTGCTGTAATAGTCGGCCATAAACTTTAAAAAATACGGCGGCATAGACGCTTCGGTATTCAAATTGTGCAGTACCAAACCGTCCAATTCCTGTTCGTACAGCGAAGAAGGCTGCATAAAATTAAAGCCCTTGCCGCTGTCGGTTCCCTGAGTCAGCGCTTTGCGGCCCATAAAATACGTGGTCGTCTGCACAAAGTAGCCTTCGCGCGCGCGGTAACCGAACGACGGATTAAAAAAAAGTTCGTCCTTCGGATAATAAAAAAACGGAAAATACATAAGCGGCACGGCGCCCACGTACAAAAGCGCGTTCGCAAATGCAAACTCGTTGCCGGGCAGCAGCCAAATGCGGCTCGCTTTGATTTTCCAATGCGGATTTTCGTCGTCGCAAAAGGTCAGCTGTCCGTTTTTGAACGTGATGACATCCGAACGGTCTTTCGCAAAGTAATCCGAAAATACGATGAGGGTGGAACCTTCCGGCAGCTTTACCGATTCCTGCCGGCGCTGTACCGCTTTGCTGTCGTAAAAAATTCCTTCGAGCGTCGCCGTATTAAACAAAACGGATTGTGCCGTCAGCGTTTGCGTCGAATTCCCCGATTCAAACTGTTCCAAAACGACGCCGCCTTCGGCATACAGTTCATTGCGTTTGCGGTCGAAGTTGATTGTATCGGCACGGATAATCGTTTTTTTGCCGCCCTTTACGACCGAAACGACGACGTTGCCCGAAAACTTAATGATTTCGGTATTTTGCTTTTCGTCTTTTACATACGAGGTTTTAAGCGCCTGCTCTATCGTTACGACGGAATTTTGATCTCCCTGCGAAAATGCCGGAAAAAAACACGCGATAAAAATACTTATACAAATTCCCGTAACGAAGCAAGGTTTCACCGCGGCCTTCTTTTGCGCTCGAGCATTTCCTTTATATAAAAACCGGTATAGGACTTTTCGCAGCGCGCAACTTCTTCGGGCGTTCCGCACGCAAGTACGTTACCGCCTGCAAAGCCGCCTTCCGGCCCCAAATCGATAATATTGTCGGCTTGCAAAATCACATCCAAATTGTGTTCGATCATAACGACGGTATTGCCTTGATCGACCAGCCGGTGAATGACTTCCATAAGCTGCTTTACGTCGGCAAAATGCAGGCCGGTTGTCGGCTCGTCGAGGATGTACAGCGTTTTTCCCGTAGACGGTCGGGCGAGCTCGTTCGCAAGCTTTACCCGCTGCGCTTCGCCGCCCGAAAGCGTTAAAGCCGACTGTCCCAACTTTATGTAGCCGAGCCCGACGCTGAGCAGGGTTTGCATTTTACGCGCAATGTGCGGAATGTGGGCAAAAAAATCGGCGGCTTCTTCTATCGTCATATCCAAAACGTCGGCAATGTTTTTTCCCTTATAACGCACTTCGAGCGTTTCCTGATTAAACCGTTTGCCGCGGCACACGTCGCAGGTAATGTACACGTCCGACAAAAAGTTCATTTCGATCGTAATCGTGCCGGCACCTTCGCAGTTTTCGCATCTTCCGCCTTTTACGTTAAAGCTGAAACGGCCGGGCTTATAACCTTTCGCCTTGGCTTCGGGAAGAGAGGCGTACAAGTCGCGTATGCCGTTAAACACGCCCACATAGGTTGCGGGATTCGAACGCGGCGTGCGCCCGATGGGACTTTGATCGATGTGGATAACCTTATCGATAAACTCCAAGCCTTCGATCGATTTATATGCGCCCACTTGCAGCGAAGTGCGCATGAGTTTGTTGGATAAAAGCGGAAACAGCACGTCGCTTATGAGGGTCGATTTTCCCGAACCGGATACGCCCGTAACGCAGGTGAATGTTCCGAGCGGAATCGACACCGCGATATTTTTTAAGTTGTGCTCGCTTACACCGCTTATGCGCAGGCTGTGCGAATTTCCTTTGCGGCGCTTTTCGGGAATCGCCATGGTCAAGGTGCCGGCCAAATACTGACCGGTCAGGCTTTCTTTGCACTGCGCGACTTTTTCGGGCGTACCGGAAGCCGTTACGTAGCCGCCGTGTACGCCGGCACCGGGGCCCAAGTCGATAATCCAATCGGCCGTGCGCAGCGTTTGTTCGTCGTGTTCGACGACAATCAGCGTATTGCCCAAGTCGCGCAAATACACGAGCGTGTCGATAAGTTTTTGATTGTCCCTTTGGTGCAAGCCGATTGACGGTTCATCCAAAATATACAAAACGCCGACCAGGCTCGAACCGATTTGCGTCGCGAGGCGGATGCGCTGCGCTTCGCCGCCGCTTAAGGTCGCCGCCTGACGGTCGAGCGTTAAATAATCCAAACCGACGTTTTTTAAAAACGTTAAGCGGTTGACGATTTCTTTTTCGATTTGGGCGGCAATTTTTTTTTCGGTTTCGGACAGCTTAAGCGCGGCAAAAAAGTCCAACGATTCACCGACCGAAAGCCGGCACAAGTCGTATATGTTTTTGCCGCCGACGGTTACGGCGAGGGCTTCCGGCTTTAAGCGTCGGCCGCCGCAACTTTGACATTCGCGGTGCGCCATAAGCCGCTCCAAGCTCACGCGCTGAGCTTCCGAATACGTTTCGCGGTAGCGGCGGCGCAAGTCGGCATACAGTCCCGGCCATTTTTGATCGTAGGACGAATAGCCGGAGCCGTCCTGTTTTTCGTACACGAATTTTATTGAATCCTTCGAACCGTTAAAAAGAATATCCGTTTGTTTTTTCGTCAATTTTCCCAAGGGCTCGTCGAGCGAAAATCCCGCATAAGACGCGAGCGCTTCAAGCCGGCAGCGGTTCCACGCGGAATCGGGATTGTAGCCTGCAATGCCGCCCTCATTGAACGAAAGGCTTTTGTCGGGAATAATCAAATCTTCATCGAATTCCATCTTTTCGCCCAAGCCCGTACATTCCGGGCAAGCGCCGAACGGATTGTTAAATGAAAAAAGCCGCGGCTGCATTTCGGGGAACGAAACGCCGCAGTCGGGGCACGCGCTCTTTTGCGAAAAAAAGTGTTCGCTTTCCGCCGCTTTTTCACCCGGAAGACTGCGCGCAACAACCAAAATGCCGTTTGCGCTGTTCAGTGCCGTTTCAACCGAGTCGGCCAAACGGCGGCGTACACCGGCGCCGATGACGATGCGGTCGATAACCAATTCGATCGTATGTTTTTTTTGCTTGTCGAGTTTAATCGGTTCGTCGAGCGAAGTCATGACGCCGTCTATGCGCGCTCGCACAAAACCGGCCGCCTTCGCATCGTCGATAATTTTTTGGTGTTCGCCCTTTTTCCCGCGTATAACGGGCGCCAAAATCTGAATGCGGCTTCCTTCCGGCCAGCTCATAATCGTATCGATGATTTGATCGATCGATTGTTCCTGAATTTTGCGCCCGCATATCGGACAGTGCGGAATGCCGATGCGCGCATACAGCAAACGGTAATAATCGTAAATTTCGGTTACCGTTCCCACGGTCGAGCGCGGGTTGCGGTGAGTCGTTTTTTGTTCGATTGAAATTGCAGGCGACAGTCCTTCAATGTAATCGATGTCGGGCTTATCCATTCTGCCTAAAAATTGACGGGCATAAGCCGAAAGACTTTCCACATAACGGCGCTGACCTTCGGCAAATATCGTATCGAAGGCTAAAGAACTTTTTCCCGAACCGGACAGACCCGAAATAACCACCAGCTTGTTGCGCGGCAGTTCGACATCTATATTTTTTAAGTTGTGCTCGCGCGCACCCTTCACAATCAATGTATCGCTTGCAGACATACCGAAAGTATACAGGAAAAAAGCGGTAAATTCAATCGTAAGTACCTCGATAATGCAGCATGGACAAGAAACGGTAAAAAACGATTCTTTCTGATAATATACCATGAAAAAAGGGAACGTTCAGGCAATTCGCTGCGCTCATAAGCCGTTCGCGTCCCCTTTTTTCACGTTGTTTTCATAAACATTCGCTTTTTTAAGCTCTTTGTCATGTCGCATTATCGTTCGATGTATTTGTCCGGCATATGAACACCTTATAAATCGTGCTTCTCCGTCAAAAAACTTCGATTTCTCCCGTATATTCATGTGCTTTTTGTATCAATGCGCCCTTGGCACCCAAGGTAAAGGCAATATCGCTGCTTCGGATTGCCAACAATTTGTCCCCGACTTTTATATCCAGCATTTGCATTAAAGACGGCGAAAGGTGAACTCCATTATCTTTCAGAGTAAGCCAGCCGTATTTTCTTCCCTTGTATGAAATCAGCTCACCTTCTTTTAGGGTCCTGTCCGCCAAATCGGAATTTTCTTTTAGGATGTGATTCAGTTTTGAGCGGAAAAGCAGCGGTTCGCTCATTACGCAAAATCCGCCTGTTTGCTTGCTGCCGGAAACGATGTAAATATATTGTTCTTTTTGCAGCTTATATTCTTCTACCGCCGGTGTCGGAAGAGTTATTTTTCCGTTTTCGCGTATTAATTGACCAAGGTTTAACTTCGAGCGCTGGAATAGCGCGCTCTCGTTAAACGCCGAGTTTGCGCAAGCGCAAACATCGCTTATAATATGCTGTTTCTCACTCCGTTACGAAACAGTGAATTCGACAATCTTCAAGATTTGATAATCTTTTCGTTTGTCGAATTTTAAAGAACCGAAAATATATTTTCCGCCCTTACTCATTTGCGGCATTTTTACTTTCCTCCAACGCTCTTTTCGTTATGCGGATTGCACCGCTCGTGTGAATACGGACAACAGGGTGTACGTCATATTCCGCGAACCGCTCCAATTTTTTCAAATACGGTTCTACGGAATGCGGCAGCCGTTTTCCCATTACCCGAAACATTTCAGGCGCCTCAATTCGTACGCGCTCTCCCTTATCCGATATCAATTCATAGAACATTTCCAATTTATCACAAAAAAGCTCCGACGCATTCGTTGCAATATTTTCACAAGCCCACACAAACGCAAGCCGTACCGCTTCTGCTGTGTCGGAGCGCATATTCATCATTGTGTCAAAATAAGGGAGAATCAAATCCTTGTTTGCCCTGCCTATCCGTCCCAATGCGTTTACCGAGCGCTCCCGCAGTTTCGGATTATCGTTTTGCAAATAACCGGCGATTTGTTCAATATACGGCTGCACCGATAACGGATACTGTAATCCCATTTCACCGAGAAGCCACAACGCTTTTGCTTTTACAGCCGTCGAATACCGGTCGCCGAGTTTTGCTGCAACATCATCGATTGCCGTGTTCCACTGTGCTTTGTCTTTCGTTATCGCTCTTATTTCTGTGAATATTTCTTTATCGGTTTTATTCGGCACGTCCGGTTACCCTCCGTAAACAGCGGTTGCCGTGCCCTAGGTGTGTCGCAGCACATGGTCTACGGCAGCCGTAGATTGTAATCTATGACAGTCGAAGGCTATAATCTACGACTGTCTTAGACTATAGCCTATTTCTTACATTGAAGCTGCATTATTTTTCGGCAGCGGCGTTCTTGCCTGCGATGCGGCCGAACACCATAATGTCTACGAGCGCATTGCCGCCGACGCGGTTACCCGCATGGATGCCGCCGGTAACTTCGCCCGCAGCATAAAAACTGGGAATAGGAGCGCCGTTTGCGTCGAGTACTTGAGCGTTTTCATTGATTTCAAGACCGCCCATCGTATGGTGAATCGACGGTTTGCGCGGCGTTGCCCAAAACGGACCCACGTCTATTTTTTCGCCGAGCTTTGTTTTATGGAAGTCGGTATCTTCGCCCGTTTCGCAAAAACGGTTGTATTTGGCGATTTCGGCCGTAAGCGTTTTGGGATCGCAGCCGATCTGCGCGGCAAGGCCTTCAAGCGTATCCGACGTAAGAACGCTGCCGTCCTTAATCAGTTCGTCGATGTCGTTGCCCCAGCCGTTTTGGCCGCCGTGTTGAGGATTTCCCGCAGTTGACTGATCGCAGATAATCCAAAACATTCCGTCCGGCTGCTGCAGCGCGGCCTTTGCCATAACGTCGCGGCTTTCGTATTCGGACACAAAGCGCTTGCCTTCCTTATTTACAAAAACCTGATTTTCGGCGCTTGTCCACAAACCGCCGCCGAGGGAACCGGTAACCGGATGAGAGCTGGGCATAAGCTGAATGAATCCCATGCCCACAAGATTCGCGCCGGCCGCTTTACCCATGACGATGCCGTCGCCCGTTGTAAGCTGCGTATTGGTAGTCGGCATGTCTTCGGTTAAGCATCCCCAGTAATCGTCATATTCGATCGCCATCTTCGGGTTTGCGCCGTAACCGCCGGCAGCCATAATAACGGCTTTTTTCGCATTCAGCGTTACCTTTGTTCCGTCGCTCTTTTCCGCTTTTACGCCGACAACGCGGCCGTTTTTAACAATCAGTTCGGTCGCCTTCGTTTCAAGCATAATTTCAGTGCCGTACTTTTCGTTAAGTTTTTGCAGCGGTTCGATAAACCCGCGGCCGACAGGCAAACTCAGTTTGTGTGCGCGGGGCCATAAACCGCCGAGAACCGTGTAGATGTTATCGTTGATGTGCACCGATTCATCGTTTGACGCAAGCCAATTCAGCGCATCGAGCGACTGCGAGGTAAGCAGGTTTACCAGCTTATAATTTCCGTAGATGGGAGTGCCGTCGAGTCCCGTGCGTTTTCCGCCCTTGTAAGTTTGGTAGGTGTGCAGTTCAACGCTGTCGAACAGGCTATCCGAATTGCGCGCAAGATAATCCGCGATCTGCTTTTGCAAAGTTGCAAGCGTTTCGCGGTATTCCGGATCGACCGAATCGGCGGAAAGTTTTTGGATATCTTCGAGCGATTTTTTAAGCGAAGCATCCGTCGGGACATTTGCCTGTCGCTCGGGGTCGACCGCATTGTACGCACCGCCTGCGCGGATGGTGTTTCCGCCGAGTGCCGCAGCCTTTTCGATCAGGACGACTTTGGCGCCTTCCTGAGCCGCGCTTCCCGCTGCGGCAAGTCCCGCTCCGCCGCCTCCGATAACGACAACGTCCACATTGCGTTCAATCGGTTTTCCGGCTTTCGCTTTGGCGATTTTTTTTACCTGCATCGCTGCAACATCGCCGCCCGCCTGCACAACGCAATCGGTAACGGCCGCAATAATCGCGTTGCATGTTACGGTACATCCGCTTATCGTATCGACGGCAAGCGTTTGCCCTTTTACGATGGCTTCGGGAATCTTTTGGATCGCAGGATCGG is a window encoding:
- the uvrA gene encoding excinuclease ABC subunit UvrA — its product is MSASDTLIVKGAREHNLKNIDVELPRNKLVVISGLSGSGKSSLAFDTIFAEGQRRYVESLSAYARQFLGRMDKPDIDYIEGLSPAISIEQKTTHRNPRSTVGTVTEIYDYYRLLYARIGIPHCPICGRKIQEQSIDQIIDTIMSWPEGSRIQILAPVIRGKKGEHQKIIDDAKAAGFVRARIDGVMTSLDEPIKLDKQKKHTIELVIDRIVIGAGVRRRLADSVETALNSANGILVVARSLPGEKAAESEHFFSQKSACPDCGVSFPEMQPRLFSFNNPFGACPECTGLGEKMEFDEDLIIPDKSLSFNEGGIAGYNPDSAWNRCRLEALASYAGFSLDEPLGKLTKKQTDILFNGSKDSIKFVYEKQDGSGYSSYDQKWPGLYADLRRRYRETYSEAQRVSLERLMAHRECQSCGGRRLKPEALAVTVGGKNIYDLCRLSVGESLDFFAALKLSETEKKIAAQIEKEIVNRLTFLKNVGLDYLTLDRQAATLSGGEAQRIRLATQIGSSLVGVLYILDEPSIGLHQRDNQKLIDTLVYLRDLGNTLIVVEHDEQTLRTADWIIDLGPGAGVHGGYVTASGTPEKVAQCKESLTGQYLAGTLTMAIPEKRRKGNSHSLRISGVSEHNLKNIAVSIPLGTFTCVTGVSGSGKSTLISDVLFPLLSNKLMRTSLQVGAYKSIEGLEFIDKVIHIDQSPIGRTPRSNPATYVGVFNGIRDLYASLPEAKAKGYKPGRFSFNVKGGRCENCEGAGTITIEMNFLSDVYITCDVCRGKRFNQETLEVRYKGKNIADVLDMTIEEAADFFAHIPHIARKMQTLLSVGLGYIKLGQSALTLSGGEAQRVKLANELARPSTGKTLYILDEPTTGLHFADVKQLMEVIHRLVDQGNTVVMIEHNLDVILQADNIIDLGPEGGFAGGNVLACGTPEEVARCEKSYTGFYIKEMLERKRRPR
- a CDS encoding sister chromatid cohesion protein PDS5, producing the protein MPNKTDKEIFTEIRAITKDKAQWNTAIDDVAAKLGDRYSTAVKAKALWLLGEMGLQYPLSVQPYIEQIAGYLQNDNPKLRERSVNALGRIGRANKDLILPYFDTMMNMRSDTAEAVRLAFVWACENIATNASELFCDKLEMFYELISDKGERVRIEAPEMFRVMGKRLPHSVEPYLKKLERFAEYDVHPVVRIHTSGAIRITKRALEESKNAANE
- a CDS encoding flavocytochrome c, whose translation is MKISSKLIAAAAGLLLCFAGCAQKSALSFKAGTYRAEAQGNGGPVPVSVTFTNKAVKSIIVEANKETPGIADPAIQKIPEAIVKGQTLAVDTISGCTVTCNAIIAAVTDCVVQAGGDVAAMQVKKIAKAKAGKPIERNVDVVVIGGGGAGLAAAGSAAQEGAKVVLIEKAAALGGNTIRAGGAYNAVDPERQANVPTDASLKKSLEDIQKLSADSVDPEYRETLATLQKQIADYLARNSDSLFDSVELHTYQTYKGGKRTGLDGTPIYGNYKLVNLLTSQSLDALNWLASNDESVHINDNIYTVLGGLWPRAHKLSLPVGRGFIEPLQKLNEKYGTEIMLETKATELIVKNGRVVGVKAEKSDGTKVTLNAKKAVIMAAGGYGANPKMAIEYDDYWGCLTEDMPTTNTQLTTGDGIVMGKAAGANLVGMGFIQLMPSSHPVTGSLGGGLWTSAENQVFVNKEGKRFVSEYESRDVMAKAALQQPDGMFWIICDQSTAGNPQHGGQNGWGNDIDELIKDGSVLTSDTLEGLAAQIGCDPKTLTAEIAKYNRFCETGEDTDFHKTKLGEKIDVGPFWATPRKPSIHHTMGGLEINENAQVLDANGAPIPSFYAAGEVTGGIHAGNRVGGNALVDIMVFGRIAGKNAAAEK